The following proteins are encoded in a genomic region of Streptococcus constellatus subsp. constellatus:
- a CDS encoding sugar phosphate nucleotidyltransferase has protein sequence MRAIILAAGMGTRLRPITLTTPKSLIKIGNETLIERQIHFLREKGIDEIIIVTGHLAEKFEFLKDKYQVTLVHNDKYAIYNNFYTMYLVKQYLSNTYVIDADNYLVDNFLSNNLETSTYFSAYKTNFKQEWVLHTNSDSFVTDITIEDGEGPIICGVSYWNSTDGALLQEAIEKKFELGNYADIYWDNIVLEQLPNLNVKIQSISHNSIFEIDSLEDLQHLHNVLGYSQYQSDK, from the coding sequence ATGAGAGCTATTATTTTAGCTGCTGGCATGGGAACTCGTCTCCGACCAATTACTCTAACGACTCCCAAATCTTTAATCAAGATAGGAAACGAAACCTTGATTGAACGACAAATCCATTTCTTACGAGAAAAAGGCATAGATGAAATTATTATTGTTACAGGTCACTTAGCCGAAAAATTTGAATTTTTAAAAGATAAATATCAAGTAACTTTAGTACATAATGACAAATATGCTATTTATAACAATTTTTATACAATGTATTTAGTCAAACAGTATCTATCAAATACTTATGTTATTGATGCCGATAATTATTTAGTTGATAATTTTTTGTCAAACAATCTAGAAACTTCTACTTATTTTTCTGCTTATAAAACAAATTTTAAGCAAGAATGGGTTCTTCACACCAATAGTGATTCTTTTGTGACAGATATCACTATTGAAGATGGAGAAGGACCTATTATATGCGGAGTTTCCTATTGGAATTCTACAGATGGTGCTTTATTACAAGAAGCAATTGAAAAAAAATTTGAGTTAGGAAATTATGCAGATATTTATTGGGATAATATCGTTCTAGAGCAGCTCCCTAACTTAAACGTTAAAATCCAATCTATTTCCCATAACAGTATTTTTGAAATTGATAGTCTAGAAGATTTGCAACATCTACATAATGTATTAGGATACTCCCAATATCAAAGTGATAAATAA
- a CDS encoding LicD family protein, translating into MKELTTREMQEVSLEILHTIASICEKQHFRYALIYGTLIGAVRHKGYIPWDDDVDIMMPRPDYDRLLEYLKENIVDYSHLKVFNREECPEYPYMITRISDQRYRIEMENEKPFGLGVFIDIYPYDGLGDTKEEAVAFGMKGDRLSSFCYQATREHFAIETTTSAFRKLIKYPVYLFSKVIGKNYFQSQLDKLARVKDYDNSNFVGCVIWLSWGEKDIFPREWFDETILVPFEKYEFRIPKEFDKILRHEYGDYMILPPEKDRVGHHYFKAYKK; encoded by the coding sequence ATGAAAGAACTAACTACTCGAGAGATGCAAGAAGTATCGTTGGAGATTTTACACACGATTGCTAGTATTTGTGAAAAGCAACATTTTCGCTATGCTTTGATTTACGGGACTTTAATTGGTGCGGTTAGGCATAAAGGGTATATTCCTTGGGATGATGACGTTGACATTATGATGCCCCGACCTGATTATGATCGCCTATTGGAGTATTTGAAGGAAAATATCGTCGATTATTCACATTTAAAAGTATTTAATCGAGAAGAGTGTCCAGAATATCCTTACATGATTACTCGAATTAGTGATCAGAGATACCGAATTGAGATGGAAAATGAGAAACCTTTTGGTTTGGGAGTTTTCATTGATATCTATCCCTATGATGGTTTGGGAGATACGAAAGAAGAAGCGGTTGCCTTCGGTATGAAGGGGGATCGTTTATCATCGTTTTGTTATCAGGCAACTAGAGAACATTTTGCGATTGAAACGACAACATCAGCTTTTAGGAAGTTAATTAAATACCCGGTTTATCTGTTTTCTAAAGTGATTGGAAAAAATTACTTTCAAAGTCAATTAGATAAGTTAGCGAGAGTCAAAGATTATGACAACAGTAACTTTGTTGGTTGTGTGATTTGGTTATCATGGGGAGAAAAAGACATCTTTCCGCGTGAGTGGTTTGATGAGACTATTTTAGTTCCTTTTGAGAAATATGAATTTAGAATTCCTAAAGAGTTTGACAAAATTCTGCGACATGAATATGGAGATTATATGATCTTACCTCCCGAAAAGGATAGAGTAGGACATCACTATTTTAAAGCTTATAAAAAATGA
- a CDS encoding NTP transferase domain-containing protein translates to MNDLFTVLYELNQNRYLSQREISDKTNISLGKINNILKLLEEENYLLIEKRKKNIYHLTEAGLQLLERFLREEQQKKISLSNDKKVITNAVILLAGQAQEINIPVGLLPLDNETILDRSIQLLISSGITNIVLVVGFAKEMLIPIEKKYPQIHIVVNQQFKTTGTMASLAKAKSFINDDFLLIEGDLVFEERGLTRLLHSNDTSSVLITSVRENYDEAMVEIQGEQISKISKDIHQFNHIDGEMIGMSKFSFPFFEKMLTIFSKNENPLVNYEYIMMDVARDYRLGYVRVDDFIWGEIDDQSQIKSVTQIIYPRILQKEKRLEIDTVRTFIKDKLDVTDKDIDLLESAGGMTNKNYKVILNGQSFIVRIAGNGTDRFIDRTAEKENSIIAQILGLDVETTYFDAETGTKISQFITGAETLNPVTAAYPKNMELTTNLLRKLHHSGLEFSNEFNVFREIEKYEHLADEMAATYYEGYQVLRPLVLSLEKDLLKMGIEKKPCHIDTVPENFVKDNQGKTFLIDWEYSGMNDPVWDLANHSIECNFTNAQEQQLLETYYQTKELPPLIELKVLAYKICSDFVWSAWTIFKESRGDNFGSYGKDRLERAWKNMTLYQEKREDYHELLS, encoded by the coding sequence ATGAATGACTTGTTTACTGTTTTATACGAACTCAATCAAAATAGATACTTGTCTCAACGAGAAATATCAGATAAAACTAATATTTCTCTGGGAAAAATTAACAATATCCTTAAATTATTAGAAGAAGAAAACTACTTGTTAATCGAAAAGAGAAAAAAGAATATTTATCATTTGACTGAAGCTGGCTTACAGCTATTGGAACGTTTCTTAAGAGAAGAACAGCAAAAAAAAATTTCATTGAGCAATGATAAAAAAGTTATCACGAATGCTGTCATCCTATTAGCTGGACAAGCACAAGAAATTAATATTCCTGTTGGATTACTACCTCTAGATAATGAAACCATTTTAGATAGAAGTATTCAATTATTGATTTCATCAGGTATTACCAATATCGTATTAGTTGTAGGTTTTGCCAAAGAAATGCTAATTCCGATTGAAAAAAAATATCCTCAGATACACATAGTTGTTAATCAACAATTTAAAACGACCGGAACAATGGCCTCTTTAGCAAAAGCAAAATCCTTTATAAATGATGATTTTTTACTGATTGAAGGAGATCTAGTATTTGAAGAACGTGGCTTGACACGACTTCTTCATTCTAACGATACTAGCAGTGTTTTAATTACTAGTGTCCGAGAAAATTATGATGAAGCTATGGTTGAAATTCAAGGAGAACAAATTTCTAAGATAAGCAAAGATATCCATCAATTTAATCATATTGATGGAGAGATGATTGGAATGTCTAAATTCTCTTTTCCTTTTTTTGAAAAAATGTTAACTATTTTTTCAAAAAATGAAAATCCTCTTGTTAATTATGAGTATATCATGATGGATGTTGCTAGAGATTATCGTTTAGGATATGTCCGCGTAGATGATTTTATCTGGGGAGAAATTGATGATCAATCACAGATAAAATCTGTCACACAAATCATTTACCCACGCATTCTTCAAAAAGAAAAACGATTAGAAATTGACACTGTTCGCACGTTCATAAAAGATAAACTAGATGTTACAGATAAAGATATTGATTTATTAGAAAGTGCCGGTGGCATGACCAATAAAAATTATAAGGTCATTCTAAATGGACAATCCTTTATCGTCCGAATTGCTGGAAATGGGACCGATCGCTTTATTGATCGTACAGCTGAAAAAGAAAACAGCATCATTGCTCAAATTTTGGGACTTGATGTCGAGACAACTTATTTTGATGCTGAAACAGGAACTAAAATTAGTCAATTTATCACAGGTGCAGAAACACTGAATCCAGTAACAGCGGCTTATCCTAAAAATATGGAATTAACAACTAATTTACTGAGAAAACTACATCATTCTGGTTTAGAGTTCAGTAATGAATTTAATGTATTTAGAGAAATTGAAAAATATGAGCATTTAGCAGATGAAATGGCTGCCACTTATTATGAAGGATACCAGGTCTTACGACCTCTCGTTTTATCCTTGGAAAAAGATTTATTAAAAATGGGAATTGAAAAAAAACCATGCCATATTGATACTGTACCAGAAAATTTTGTTAAAGATAATCAAGGAAAAACTTTTTTAATTGACTGGGAATACTCTGGAATGAATGACCCTGTATGGGACTTAGCGAACCATAGTATTGAATGTAATTTTACAAATGCTCAGGAGCAACAGTTACTAGAAACTTACTATCAAACCAAAGAACTTCCTCCACTGATTGAATTAAAAGTTCTTGCTTATAAAATTTGTTCTGATTTTGTCTGGTCAGCTTGGACAATTTTTAAAGAAAGTAGAGGCGATAACTTTGGTAGTTATGGAAAAGACCGTCTGGAGCGCGCTTGGAAAAATATGACCTTGTATCAAGAAAAAAGAGAGGATTATCATGAACTCTTATCGTAA
- a CDS encoding histidine phosphatase family protein, with product MKNTYYLIRHAHSIYSPDEWSRPLSQKGQASLSQLNMLESKPISAIYSSPYKRAIETVEPLAQTLGLSIQLDKRLIERKLSSQSISDQAFEATLKQLWKNPAISLPGGESNLTAQKRVLSFLQDLEKLHQNEHIIISSHGNLVCILLNYFDDTINYNFWKQLPMPAVLVLKDDKIYLQ from the coding sequence ATGAAAAACACATATTACTTAATCCGCCATGCACATTCTATTTATAGCCCCGACGAATGGAGTCGTCCTTTATCACAAAAAGGACAAGCTTCTCTTTCGCAATTAAACATGTTAGAAAGCAAACCTATTTCTGCTATTTATTCCAGCCCCTACAAGCGGGCAATTGAAACCGTTGAGCCTTTGGCTCAAACATTGGGACTTTCTATTCAGCTGGACAAACGCCTGATTGAACGAAAATTAAGCAGTCAAAGTATTTCCGACCAAGCATTTGAAGCTACTCTGAAACAACTTTGGAAAAATCCTGCTATTTCTCTACCAGGCGGTGAATCCAATCTCACAGCTCAAAAACGAGTCCTGTCTTTTCTACAAGACTTAGAAAAACTGCATCAAAACGAACACATTATCATTAGCTCACACGGAAATCTGGTTTGTATCCTACTCAACTATTTTGATGATACCATCAATTATAACTTTTGGAAACAACTGCCTATGCCGGCTGTTTTAGTATTGAAGGATGATAAAATTTACTTGCAATGA
- a CDS encoding YSIRK signal domain/LPXTG anchor domain surface protein: MVAKNHRPNHERYTKWSIRRLSVGVASVVVTSGFFILISNPVNAQVGSQNKVVTTTPSNSSTDLQKPIVDANTKQTEKATAGKQATPDTTKPSQELAGKTNQAPDKKVQEKQEVTKENKVGKTIAEAAKEIQKATEKVVKEATSKEEKDSSLDQAKKSVLDNIKSNINVPASYLDNATYPGPFTAGVNQVIPYELFGGDGMLTRLLLKSSNGAPWSDNGTANHASLPPFANIPKGKYFYQVSLGGNAAGKQNKELLDQLKANGTQSYTATVTVYGSKDGKVDLSNVIATRQVTINLNSLKSKADPSLEQAKKSISENIKESTDVPASFLQNANHPGPFTAGVNEVIPYELFGGDGMLTRLLLKSSNGAPWSDNGTANHAGLPPFAGIPKGKYFYQVSLDGNAAGKQGKALLDQLKANGTHTYTATVKVYGATKDGKADLNNVIATRQVKLNLNGTTTADQIKKSVLENIKESTDVPASFLQNANHPGPFTAGVNEVIPYELFGGDGMLTRLLLKSSNGAPWSDNGSANHPGLLPLAGLGKGQYFYQVSLDGNAAGKQGKALLDQLKANGTHTYTATVKVYGAKDGKADLNNVIATRQVKLNLNGTTTADQIKKSVSENIKDKIDVPASYLKNAVFPGPFTAGVNQVIPYELFGGDGMLTRLLLKSSNGAPWSDNGKAKHPGLLPLAGLGKGQYFYQVSLDGNAAGKQDKALLEQLKANGTHSYKATVTVYGAKDGKADLSNVIATKSVTINLKGEKKAEAKPEKSQPGQNGQTQDQGKKAEHDGNEHSNKGGTPSATSSKGGQAKASKKSLPNTGQKSSLGLTVLGLLGLSSAAILALVGIKRREKK; the protein is encoded by the coding sequence ATGGTTGCCAAAAATCATCGTCCAAATCATGAAAGATATACCAAATGGTCTATTCGCCGCCTGAGTGTGGGTGTAGCTTCGGTTGTTGTGACAAGCGGATTCTTTATTCTCATTAGTAATCCTGTAAATGCACAAGTTGGTTCGCAAAACAAGGTGGTGACAACAACCCCTTCAAATAGTTCGACAGATTTGCAAAAGCCGATAGTAGATGCTAATACAAAGCAAACTGAAAAAGCAACGGCTGGAAAGCAAGCAACGCCAGATACAACGAAGCCTTCACAAGAATTAGCTGGAAAAACAAATCAAGCACCAGATAAGAAAGTTCAAGAAAAGCAAGAAGTTACAAAAGAAAACAAAGTTGGCAAAACGATTGCAGAGGCTGCTAAGGAAATTCAAAAAGCAACTGAAAAAGTAGTAAAAGAAGCTACTTCAAAGGAAGAGAAGGATTCTTCATTGGATCAAGCGAAAAAATCAGTTTTAGATAATATTAAAAGTAATATCAATGTTCCTGCCTCTTACCTTGATAATGCTACTTATCCAGGACCTTTTACAGCAGGTGTGAACCAAGTAATTCCGTATGAACTTTTTGGTGGAGATGGGATGTTAACACGTCTTCTACTCAAATCCTCAAATGGAGCACCATGGTCAGATAATGGCACAGCAAATCATGCAAGCTTGCCTCCTTTTGCTAACATTCCGAAGGGTAAGTATTTTTATCAGGTATCACTTGGAGGAAATGCAGCAGGCAAGCAAAATAAAGAATTGTTGGATCAATTGAAAGCGAACGGTACACAAAGTTACACCGCTACCGTAACAGTTTATGGTTCAAAAGATGGTAAAGTTGACTTGAGCAATGTGATTGCGACTCGTCAAGTGACGATTAACCTTAATAGTTTGAAATCTAAAGCAGATCCTTCATTAGAACAAGCGAAGAAATCTATTTCAGAAAATATTAAAGAAAGTACGGATGTCCCAGCGTCCTTCTTACAAAATGCGAACCATCCTGGTCCATTTACAGCTGGTGTGAATGAAGTGATTCCGTATGAACTCTTTGGTGGTGATGGCATGTTGACGCGTCTTCTACTCAAATCCTCAAATGGAGCGCCATGGTCAGATAATGGCACAGCAAATCATGCAGGCTTGCCTCCGTTTGCAGGCATTCCAAAGGGCAAATATTTCTACCAAGTTTCATTGGATGGCAATGCAGCAGGCAAACAAGGTAAGGCACTTTTAGATCAACTAAAAGCCAACGGCACTCATACTTACACTGCGACTGTTAAGGTTTACGGTGCAACCAAAGATGGCAAGGCTGATTTGAACAATGTGATTGCGACTCGTCAAGTAAAATTGAACTTAAATGGCACAACAACAGCGGACCAAATTAAGAAATCCGTCTTAGAAAACATTAAAGAAAGTACAGATGTTCCAGCGTCCTTCTTACAGAATGCGAACCATCCTGGACCATTTACAGCTGGTGTGAATGAAGTGATTCCGTATGAACTCTTTGGTGGTGATGGCATGTTGACTCGTCTTCTGCTCAAATCATCAAACGGAGCACCATGGTCAGATAATGGCTCAGCGAATCATCCAGGTCTATTGCCACTAGCAGGCTTAGGCAAAGGCCAATATTTCTACCAAGTTTCATTGGACGGTAATGCTGCAGGCAAACAAGGCAAAGCACTTTTAGATCAACTAAAAGCCAACGGAACTCATACTTATACTGCAACTGTTAAAGTTTACGGTGCAAAAGATGGCAAGGCTGATTTGAACAATGTAATTGCGACTCGTCAAGTAAAATTGAACTTAAATGGCACAACAACAGCAGATCAAATCAAGAAATCTGTTTCAGAAAATATCAAAGATAAGATTGATGTTCCAGCAAGCTACTTGAAAAATGCAGTCTTTCCTGGACCATTTACAGCCGGTGTCAACCAAGTGATTCCGTATGAACTCTTTGGTGGAGATGGGATGTTAACACGTCTTTTACTCAAATCCTCAAATGGAGCACCATGGTCTGATAACGGTAAGGCAAAGCATCCAGGTCTATTGCCACTAGCGGGCTTAGGCAAAGGCCAATATTTCTACCAAGTTTCATTGGACGGTAATGCTGCAGGTAAACAAGACAAAGCTCTGTTAGAACAGTTAAAAGCCAATGGAACACATTCGTATAAAGCAACTGTTACAGTCTATGGTGCAAAAGATGGCAAGGCTGACTTAAGCAATGTCATTGCAACCAAATCTGTCACAATTAACCTAAAAGGTGAAAAGAAAGCAGAAGCTAAGCCAGAAAAATCACAACCAGGTCAAAATGGTCAAACACAAGACCAGGGCAAAAAAGCAGAACATGATGGAAACGAGCATTCAAATAAAGGCGGAACACCTTCTGCGACATCTTCAAAAGGTGGACAAGCTAAGGCAAGTAAAAAATCGCTTCCTAATACAGGTCAAAAATCTTCTCTTGGTTTGACAGTTCTAGGGCTTCTTGGATTAAGCTCAGCAGCTATTCTAGCACTTGTCGGAATAAAACGCAGAGAAAAGAAATAA
- a CDS encoding DMT family transporter yields MNSYRKGIFSGLLSGLLWGADTAFNGWVLLAVPFSLVDKRLVAASLLLAFFHDLFSALYLTLLQGIKGELRTTISKFKLKSALFVMFAALFGGPIGMRAYLYAIDTIGAGYTASISALYPVVAAVLGALFLKDYLTKKGWIGLLLSVLAISILGYSQLNSLNEQAVWGFIAACICAGGWASESVICAYGMKDDITPKEALFIRQWVSSIVYFFFIVFEGHALFNFYSVLSRPITFAIIALALIGTTSYLFYYQAIDTIGPVKATGMNVTYSIWAIIFSILLIGGHFDIKLILCSIMIIIGTLFISKE; encoded by the coding sequence ATGAACTCTTATCGTAAAGGAATTTTCAGTGGTTTATTATCGGGACTACTATGGGGAGCAGATACAGCCTTTAATGGATGGGTGTTACTCGCCGTTCCATTTTCATTGGTTGACAAACGTTTAGTGGCTGCATCGTTACTTCTAGCTTTTTTCCATGATCTATTTTCTGCTTTATATTTAACACTTTTGCAGGGTATAAAAGGTGAACTACGAACGACTATTTCAAAATTCAAACTCAAAAGTGCTTTATTTGTAATGTTTGCTGCTTTATTTGGCGGTCCTATTGGCATGCGTGCTTATTTATATGCCATTGATACAATTGGAGCTGGATATACTGCAAGTATCTCCGCTCTATATCCAGTTGTAGCTGCCGTTTTAGGAGCTCTATTTTTAAAGGATTATTTAACCAAAAAAGGGTGGATAGGACTGCTTCTATCTGTACTAGCTATCAGTATATTAGGATATTCTCAGCTTAACTCTTTAAATGAACAAGCAGTTTGGGGTTTCATCGCGGCCTGTATTTGTGCTGGCGGTTGGGCATCAGAAAGCGTTATTTGCGCCTATGGTATGAAAGATGATATTACTCCAAAAGAAGCACTGTTCATACGGCAATGGGTATCCAGTATCGTTTACTTTTTCTTTATCGTTTTTGAAGGACATGCTTTGTTTAATTTTTACAGCGTATTAAGTCGTCCTATTACTTTTGCTATCATCGCTTTAGCGCTTATCGGTACTACATCCTACCTTTTCTACTATCAAGCTATTGATACAATCGGACCCGTCAAAGCAACAGGAATGAATGTCACCTACTCCATCTGGGCTATTATTTTTAGTATCTTACTAATTGGTGGACATTTTGACATAAAGTTGATTTTATGTAGTATCATGATTATCATCGGTACTCTTTTCATCTCAAAAGAGTGA
- a CDS encoding response regulator transcription factor, translating to MTKRILLVDDEVEITEINKRYLTQAGYEVNVAHDGQEALELFQKYSIDLIITDIMMPNMDGYDLIGEIQYLAPDQPFLFITAKTSEPDKIYSLSMGADDFITKPFSPRELVLRVNNILRRIHRSAGADEKLQLGDLEINYETRKVTVHGQLLIMTLKSFELLWILASNPQRVFSKTELYEKVWREDFVDDTNTLNVHIHALRQDLAKFSTEKTPTIKTVWGLGYKIEV from the coding sequence ATGACAAAGAGAATTTTGTTAGTAGATGATGAAGTAGAGATTACCGAGATTAACAAGCGTTATTTAACACAGGCAGGTTATGAAGTCAATGTGGCGCATGATGGACAAGAAGCTTTAGAGTTGTTTCAGAAATATTCAATTGATTTGATAATTACAGATATTATGATGCCTAATATGGATGGCTATGATCTGATTGGGGAAATACAATATCTTGCTCCAGACCAGCCTTTCCTTTTTATCACGGCTAAAACATCTGAGCCAGATAAGATTTATTCTCTCAGTATGGGCGCGGATGATTTTATTACCAAGCCTTTTAGTCCGCGGGAATTGGTTTTACGAGTCAATAATATCCTACGTCGCATTCACCGTAGTGCGGGAGCAGATGAAAAACTCCAACTAGGAGATTTAGAGATAAATTATGAAACACGCAAAGTGACAGTTCACGGACAACTATTGATAATGACCCTTAAATCGTTTGAACTACTATGGATTCTTGCTAGTAATCCTCAGCGTGTATTTTCAAAGACAGAATTATACGAAAAAGTTTGGCGAGAAGATTTTGTGGATGACACCAATACGCTAAACGTACACATTCATGCTCTGCGGCAGGATTTAGCTAAGTTCAGTACTGAAAAAACGCCCACGATTAAGACCGTCTGGGGTTTAGGGTATAAGATAGAGGTTTAA
- a CDS encoding IS110 family transposase, with translation MRAVFGIDVSKTSSEVAILVNGEKVHGYSILNDAIGFNRLLGDLKTVHNPEIIFEATGVYSRRLQAFLEECGYAYTRLNPLEAKKQLDSLRVRKTDKIDAEKLAKSQLVHNRKPTYVQEEVYQHLRDLSRFYQNMTEDLVRAKNRLHKVLQVTFPELENLLSTPTGEQYWNLVMAFPCKEFVLSLSQSDLYEIIRQSTSKRISEKRIAYLTDKLIKLAKQSFCAVKKTSPMLEEVRYYAQELLRLSERRQVVLNDMIALAQPLPEYDILRSIPGISETTATSIIGELGDIRRFHSANQINAFIGIDLRHYKSGNFLAQEHITKRGNPHARKILFKCIHNIASASHTNPCHIADFYEKRKRQSTIASTKPHTIASIHRLIRTMYYLITHNKLYDYSLTQNR, from the coding sequence ATGCGTGCAGTATTTGGAATTGATGTAAGTAAAACAAGTTCTGAGGTGGCAATTTTAGTCAACGGTGAGAAGGTTCATGGCTACTCCATACTCAATGATGCCATTGGATTCAATCGCCTGTTGGGGGACTTGAAAACTGTTCATAACCCTGAGATTATATTTGAGGCCACAGGCGTCTATTCTCGACGTCTTCAGGCTTTTCTTGAGGAATGTGGTTACGCTTATACACGGCTAAATCCACTGGAAGCTAAGAAGCAATTGGACAGTCTGCGAGTTCGTAAAACAGATAAAATTGACGCTGAAAAGTTGGCTAAATCTCAGCTTGTGCACAATCGTAAACCAACTTACGTGCAGGAAGAAGTTTATCAACACCTGCGTGATTTAAGCCGTTTCTATCAAAATATGACTGAAGATCTTGTTCGAGCTAAAAACCGTCTGCACAAGGTTCTACAAGTTACCTTTCCTGAATTGGAAAATCTCTTATCCACACCAACTGGAGAGCAATATTGGAACTTAGTGATGGCTTTTCCATGTAAAGAGTTTGTATTAAGCCTATCTCAAAGTGACTTGTATGAGATTATCCGTCAATCTACCTCCAAACGCATCTCTGAAAAGCGTATTGCTTACCTGACTGATAAACTTATAAAACTCGCTAAACAATCTTTTTGTGCGGTCAAGAAAACCTCTCCAATGCTTGAAGAGGTTCGTTACTATGCTCAAGAATTGCTTCGTCTTTCTGAACGCAGACAAGTTGTCTTAAACGACATGATAGCTCTAGCTCAGCCTTTACCAGAGTATGACATCTTACGGTCAATTCCTGGCATCTCAGAAACCACAGCGACATCTATCATTGGCGAATTGGGAGATATTCGTCGATTTCACTCTGCCAATCAAATCAACGCTTTTATTGGCATTGACCTGAGACACTACAAATCTGGAAACTTTCTGGCTCAAGAACACATCACTAAACGAGGTAATCCCCATGCCAGAAAAATCTTGTTCAAGTGCATTCACAACATCGCTTCAGCTAGTCATACCAATCCCTGCCATATCGCTGACTTTTATGAGAAACGAAAAAGACAATCAACAATAGCTTCAACTAAGCCACATACGATTGCCTCTATACATCGTCTCATTCGAACAATGTATTACCTCATTACGCATAACAAACTTTACGATTATTCTTTGACCCAAAATCGATAA
- a CDS encoding serine O-acetyltransferase: MEQKVKGGVFLLRVLYGFECPRKAKIGENVNFEHRGLGTVISSNAIIEDNVTIQHHVTLGIKNDDDRIIIGENCFIGAYAFILGNVKIGANSKIGAGTMVLHDVPAGSTVVNPVELKVLASKASVIKHSVVE, from the coding sequence TTGGAGCAGAAAGTTAAAGGCGGAGTTTTTCTGCTTAGAGTTTTGTATGGTTTTGAGTGTCCACGTAAAGCTAAAATAGGGGAAAATGTTAATTTTGAACATCGTGGGCTAGGAACAGTTATAAGTAGCAATGCTATCATTGAAGACAATGTGACCATACAACACCATGTAACATTAGGGATTAAAAATGATGATGATAGAATTATCATAGGTGAGAACTGTTTTATAGGAGCTTATGCATTTATTTTAGGAAATGTAAAAATTGGTGCTAATTCTAAGATTGGAGCAGGAACTATGGTTTTACATGATGTTCCAGCAGGAAGTACGGTAGTTAATCCTGTGGAACTAAAAGTACTAGCTTCAAAAGCAAGCGTTATCAAGCATTCAGTAGTAGAGTAA
- a CDS encoding sensor histidine kinase codes for MKLKHFIIVGYLISTTITVVAIIWSVNTMLISKSDIYFIIGISILASITGALVSLLLLSRVFLSLDKLKQLIKGISDKKFATVNDIKNPTEFKELADAFNNMSRHLQSTFTSLEESEKEKGLMIAQLSHDIKTPLTSIQASVEGMLDGVIAADEQRHYLKTISRQTDRLNKLVEELSFITLNTMNQPNAPLEKEEIFLDKLLIDIMSEFQLAIDKEERDIQISVQPASAKIISNYDKLSRIILNLVSNAFKYSEAGTKLSIDAVVESQRLTVSVTDEGQGIKPEDLDKIFRRLYRVESSRNMKTGGHGLGLYIARELARQLGGDIFVQSEYGQGSSFSLVLDL; via the coding sequence ATGAAATTAAAACACTTTATTATTGTGGGATACCTCATTTCCACAACGATCACGGTTGTTGCAATCATCTGGTCTGTCAACACCATGCTGATTTCAAAAAGTGATATTTATTTTATTATTGGTATTAGCATTCTGGCTAGTATTACAGGGGCATTGGTTAGCCTTTTGCTGTTGAGCCGTGTCTTTCTCTCTTTGGATAAATTAAAACAGCTCATAAAAGGAATTTCTGACAAGAAGTTTGCAACAGTAAATGATATAAAAAATCCAACTGAATTTAAAGAGCTGGCAGATGCCTTTAATAATATGTCAAGACACTTGCAAAGTACCTTTACTTCGTTGGAAGAAAGTGAGAAGGAAAAGGGTTTGATGATTGCACAACTATCGCATGATATCAAGACTCCTTTAACTTCCATTCAGGCAAGCGTGGAAGGAATGCTAGACGGTGTGATTGCAGCAGATGAGCAGCGACATTATCTAAAAACTATCAGTCGCCAGACTGATCGCTTGAATAAACTAGTGGAAGAATTGAGTTTCATTACCCTGAATACAATGAATCAGCCAAATGCGCCGCTTGAAAAAGAAGAGATTTTTCTGGATAAGCTACTGATTGATATTATGTCAGAATTTCAGCTGGCTATTGATAAAGAGGAGAGAGATATTCAAATTTCTGTGCAGCCAGCATCGGCAAAGATCATTAGCAACTATGACAAGTTATCACGAATTATTCTCAATCTTGTCAGCAATGCCTTTAAGTATTCAGAGGCAGGAACAAAGTTAAGTATTGATGCAGTTGTCGAAAGTCAGCGTTTGACTGTCAGTGTTACGGATGAAGGACAGGGCATCAAACCAGAAGATTTAGACAAGATTTTCAGGCGCCTTTATCGAGTGGAAAGCTCGCGCAATATGAAAACAGGCGGGCACGGTCTAGGGCTTTATATCGCACGTGAATTGGCACGCCAATTGGGTGGTGATATTTTCGTGCAAAGTGAGTATGGACAAGGTAGTAGTTTTTCGCTTGTATTAGATTTATAA